The genome window GTTTTCAACGCTTTGTTTTCTTGGCAGCAGGTGCCTTGACCTTGAGCGGCACACTCATGTCAACCAGACCGGCCACCAGCCCAACGGTCGCCGCGTAGTACCACCAGTCGCTTAGCAATTTGTACGTCTTCATCGCCTCCGCGTCCAAGGTCATAAACTTGCCCAGCGGCCGCACCAGCACCGCCGCTGCTAAGACGCCGATCAATATTGCTGAGATTAGCCGTAGCAACTTGCCATGTCCCTTTGGCCCAGTGATTAATAATAGTACCAGCGGCCCCACCGTCAGGATAATCGTCGCCACGACACCATTCGGTAGCCCTGCTACGTTACTGACGCCCAGCCCGCCGATCACCCCGGCCAGCCACTCCGCCCATAACTCCGCCAGCAATGCACCAGCCGCCAGCGCCAGCGCCAACACGCCAAATCGCCGATTTAACACAAAAGCCAAGGCCGTCACCACCACGGCCACGCCACCAAATAACAACATTACACTCATCGCTTCCCCTCCGTCGTAAACCGCGCGGTGACGCCCGGTTTGATGCTGTGTTCCTTGGCACTACCTGCCGGCAGCTCCAACACGTACCGCGCCGGCACTGGTGTGTGATACACTTCGTGCGGCTCATTATCGGGCCAGACATCACGCTTGACATGCACGACCTTTTTCTTGGCATCCAGCCAAATGATATCAATCGGGACACGCATATCCTTCATCCACATTGGTATATCACCGTCTTTCTCGGCCACAAACAACATCCCCTCGCTCTTGCCCAGCTCCTGCCGACCGCCCAAGCCTCGCGCCCGCGTCTCGTCCGTATCAGCGACCTCTACTCGAAACGTACCCTTGCCAATGTCAACCGTCGTGTACGTTTTATTCATCTGGCGCGTCACCGCCCATACGCCGTAGCCGATCCCGGCCAACACGCCGAGCACGATCACCCAAACGATGATCCGCTGCACTATCGACGCCGACTTCGCATTCATACTCCCATTATAGCAAGTTTAGCTTCAGGCGCCGACTTTATCTTTTTTGTTACCGCGCTTGGCGTTGCGATCAATATAGTCGATGATTCGACCAGCCACATTGCGGCCCGTGACTTTTTCGATGCCAAATCCTGGACTGGCATTCACTTCTAATACCAGCGCCCCACGGTTCGAGCGCATGAAGTCGACGCCGGCCACTACCAAACCCATGGCTTTGGCAGCTTTGATGCACATCTTTCGCTCATCAGGCGTTAATTTAATGGCGGTTCCCTCGCCGCCCTTATGTAAGTTACTGCGAAAGTCATCATCTAAACTCTGTCGTTTCATGCTAGCTACCACTTGACTACCGACCACAAATGCCCGAATATCGGTGCCAGCCGACTCCTTGATAAATTCCTGTAGTAGCACGTTTGTGCCGTCAGAATCACTGAGGTAAAACGCTTGCATAACCGACTTAGCGGCTTTAATTGTCTCCGCCAGTACCACGCCATTGCCGTGGGTGCCGCGCGCCAGCTTAATAATCGCCGGCGTACCGCCAATCTCATCCAGCAGTACATCGATATCCGTTTCATTGCGCGAGAACACCGTCTTTGGGATCGACACCCCAGCCCGGGCCAGCAGCTGCACCGATCGTAGTTTATCGCGCGAACGACTGATGGCGATAGACCGATTCATAAAAAATGCTTGCGGATTCGCCATTTCCAATTGCCGCAGCACTGCCGTCCCGTAGCGCGTCATATAGCTAGCAATTCGCGGGATGAACACGTCAAAGTTACCGATTTCCCTGCCGCGATAAATAACCTTTGGATGCCGCTCATCAATTGACACATAACAATTTTTATACTTGATAACTTTAACTCGATGACCACGCTTTTCAGCTTCTTCCTTGAGGCGAAGGGTGGAGTAGTTGATGTTACCGTTAGATAGAATCGCAATATTCATAACTACGTATCCTTTGGTTTATGGTATTTTTTATAAAACTTGTGAGGATTTTTAGCTAGTTCTTTATTTAGCCTTATAGTCTGTGATTTCTTCTGGTTCCTTACTTCATTCATACTTACGTCAACCAAAAACTTACCGCTTAATGTCCGTCGTCCAATTAGCACTGGAAAATTATGCACAGCCCTATCAGACAGGCTAAATAACGCTTTAATCTTCTTGCCAGCCAATATAATGGTAAAATGTGTCCGATATTTTATAATTTCATGGCCAGAGGCGCTCTTAACCATCGCTACCGAATAATCGGTACGCCGAAACACCTTGCCGTTATAATACGGTGAGCCTTTACCAAATAGCGAGAACTTCAAGACACCGTCTTTATCAACACGAATATTGCTCGCCCACACTGATGAGCCGTCCGCACCGGTGTCAACCTTAGCCGGCACATTAACCGCCCGCCGACCAAAGTCCACCTTCACATTTCGACCAATGATGGTTTTTTGTGCTGCCATGCACCATATACTATAATCTAAAAACCTACATCAGTCAAGCTACGAAGCTGCTCGTTTGTAGACAGCCGGAACATTAGCAGGCATGCCGACAAGTGGATCATAGTACGGCATAAGGCCCGAGGATGCATTTATTTCAACCCTCGGAAATTATCGGGAGCTATAATGTCAACACCGCAGATAAACAGGCCGAAGTATTCAGTAACTCGCACAGCCATCTGCTTCACTTCATTCGGTACTTTATTGAGGCACTCTAGCGCATAGCCACCACTAGAAATATTCGCTACACCAGTTACTTGTACTCGTGTCCCATCGGATGGAATACATCGCAACTCAACATCGCTCAAAAAGCCCGCACGGCCTCTGGGTCAATTAGATTCATGGACTTTTCATGAGGTAGCTGACCGCAACGAGGATTTGTCATATTATCCAGGTCAATCAGCTCACGAGTTGTATGCACCCCATCGCCCCAGACTTCTGCGGGACAGCGCTGAATTGCTGCAACCACCTCACCGTCTATCACAATAAGCCGATAATCATTTCCCTCAATGTGACGCTGCAGCAGCACACCTCCCTTCCTTACATATTGTTGTGCTCGCTTGACTGCCCTTGCAATTCATCTATACGGCGGATATTTGTCGTCACCTCATCCCCATGTGTGGCATCAATGGGCTTCACCACTACCACACCCTGCTCCTCTAAAAACTGCTCGGCAACAGCTATATCACCCACTATCACTGAAGGCACTGGCCATTGCTCAAATTCACCCGATTGCACCAAAAGCTTATCAGTCAGCTCTTTGTTATCAGAAATTGATCGGCCAGTACCATTAGACACATCTGGTGAGCTGCCCATTATAAATCGCATGCGACCTGCGTAACGAAACGTAATACACGACGCCCCCGGATTTATAGCCGGCTACCGGGATACTGCGCTTCTTTAGTTCATTATAGATTGCAAGTGATGTCCCTTGTAGTTGATTTGTCATACAGTGATAGTACCTCTATTATCTTGTATAAGAATACCCTTCTTGTACCTACGCTGCAAGCGCCCTCATCATCAACTCTTGCTGCCTGGGGTTGGTTGGATCATACTTACCAGCAAAGAGACGAGTAACTCCATCAACGTCCTGATTAGCGTATAGACTCTCCAAATGTCGCATTGCCAGAACACGCCCCTCAAGATAAGCGAGGTCTTTATTAAAGGTTAGTGGCGCTACCCCAGGCTGGCGGTCCGCCATATCAGGCTGCGTGCCACGGAAGATCCTTACACAGGACCCATATGCCATTCGCTGCTCTTTATCTATCATCTCCTGCGTCACCTCTTGATTATCCTTTAACTTCCCAAGTAGACGATATCGCCACGCTGTCTCGAACACCGTGCGAAAATCTGCACCCTGCTCCGCCAGCGAGATATTAATGTAGTGGCCAAGTTTTGCAGCTGTCCATTTCGGCACAGTATCACCAATCATTTCCTCAACCGTCGTCGCCAGCCCCTCTTCAAAGGTCAGGTAATCTGGTCGTGGAGTATCAGTGAACAAACCCATCCCGAGGACCGATAGCTTTGTCTTCAGTCCATTGATTGAACGCTGCCCATGTACTCCAAATTCGTGTAGTACCTTACGAAACAGCTCATCACTTGTCTTGATCGGCGCTCGCTTCCCACCAACTACCACTGCCATCTCTGGAGATTCCCAAGATAGCGCAGTCTTATTTTCTACTAGCTTCACCGTTACGCCGCTGGTATGATCAGGGTCGCGCAGATTGATCACTGCTTGAAACGCTTCGACGATATCAGCTGGACCGCATACATATTCTTCACCACATTCTTTGACTTTCTGGCCCCATAACTCCTGCACCAGCGCCTGAATATCAGCATTGTGCTCAATAATCTGCTCACCAGCCCACTCCAATGCCTGATTATCCTCAAAGCGAGGAAGTCGTGCTTCATCATCTTCAGCACGGAGCATCGCCGGTATTACCTGGTCCTGCCAGTTAAAGCCATTCGCTAACTCATCGTACAAAACCTGTGCGGTCGGGTGATAGGCTTTGCCGTCTAGTATATTCCACAGCTCATTAAGCGCCGCATCACGAATCTCTGGCTGCGGCTGACCGTATAATTCATGACCAAGCTGTCGAGCTTGCTCCTGCACCTCACTCAACTCTTCTTGATTTCCCCCTTCATGATGTAAAAACTCTAGCTGACCGAGCAACTTCACATATTCCATTTCCGCCATGCGAAACGCAAGCGACGAACCAATCGCCTCACGGGATACTGAGTCAGGCTCACGATCAGTCGCCTCTTCACGAGCTCGACCAAGTGCTATAACACCCTTATCTAGTGCCGACATATCGCGAAGACGCCGGTGTTCAAAGCGAGGATTACGAAACTTCCCAGCGATAAAGTCCTCTCGCTGATCGAGCGCATTATTAACAAGTTCTGTATACGACTGAAACCCGGCTTCAGGAAGATTGTGAGGATTAATAATCTCTTCAATCGTTCGCGGTTGGCGCGGTACCATTTCGAGCACTATACTCATTTTTTCATGATAGCATATTTATGCAAAAAAGCAAGTACGTATTACGAAAACAGTCCGCGCCTCCTCGCACCATCAAACTGTTCCAGTAGTTCTCGCTGCTTCTTACTCAGTTTGGTTGGCGTATCGACGATGACGCCGACGATGTGCGGGCCGCGTTCGTCATTTCTCAAGTGCGGCACGCCGTGGTCTGATAACTTAAAATCAGTCCCCGACTGGGTGCCGGCTGGGATTTTCATCCGCACGGTGCCATCCACGGTTTCCACATCAATTTCCGTTCCCAGCGCTGCATCAACCATCGAGATATGCTCTTCTGACAGGATAATGTCGCCTTCACGAGTGAACTTCTTATGCGCCTTGACACGAATGTGAACGTATAGGTCGCCGCGCGGGCCGCCTTGAACAGCTTCGCCACGACCATGCAGGCGGATCGTCGCGCCATCATCAATACCAGCTGGGATCTTGACCGTGATCTCCTGGCGCTGGCGAGTCGTACCCTTACCGCCACAGACTGAACAGTTTTGCTCTGGAATCTTGCCGCGGCCGTGACAGGTCGGACAGGTGACTGCTTGCTGAATTTGTCCAAAAATCGAGTTCATGACGCGAGTCTGCTGACCAGAACCCTTGCAGTCCTCACAGGTTTTTAAGCTATGGCCCGGCTCGACGCCATCGCCATGACAATGTTCACACTCAGCGTCTAGGGTTATGTTCAAGTTCTTTTCTGTGCCAAACACCGCCTCTTCAAAACTCAGAGTTACATTAGTTTCAACGTCACGACCGCGTCGCGCACCACCCCGTGAACCAGTCGCGCCGCCACCGAAAAATTGACTGAAAATATCGCCAAACATACCGCCATCACCACCAAAGTCAAACTGCACGTTTTGCCCGCCAAAACCGCCAAATCCTTCGAACGGATTGCCGCCAAAGCCACCACCTGCTGCGCCGCCGACACCAGCATGACCAAACTGGTCGTAGCGCTGGCGCTTTTGTTTGTCTTTTAGGACTTCATACGCCTCGTTGACCTCTTTGAATTTAGCTTCATCGCCGCCCTCTTTGTCGGGATGGTACTTGACCGCTGCTT of Candidatus Nanosynbacter lyticus contains these proteins:
- a CDS encoding DUF192 domain-containing protein, encoding MNAKSASIVQRIIVWVIVLGVLAGIGYGVWAVTRQMNKTYTTVDIGKGTFRVEVADTDETRARGLGGRQELGKSEGMLFVAEKDGDIPMWMKDMRVPIDIIWLDAKKKVVHVKRDVWPDNEPHEVYHTPVPARYVLELPAGSAKEHSIKPGVTARFTTEGKR
- a CDS encoding RimK family alpha-L-glutamate ligase; this encodes MNIAILSNGNINYSTLRLKEEAEKRGHRVKVIKYKNCYVSIDERHPKVIYRGREIGNFDVFIPRIASYMTRYGTAVLRQLEMANPQAFFMNRSIAISRSRDKLRSVQLLARAGVSIPKTVFSRNETDIDVLLDEIGGTPAIIKLARGTHGNGVVLAETIKAAKSVMQAFYLSDSDGTNVLLQEFIKESAGTDIRAFVVGSQVVASMKRQSLDDDFRSNLHKGGEGTAIKLTPDERKMCIKAAKAMGLVVAGVDFMRSNRGALVLEVNASPGFGIEKVTGRNVAGRIIDYIDRNAKRGNKKDKVGA
- a CDS encoding putative ATP-dependent zinc protease, giving the protein MAAQKTIIGRNVKVDFGRRAVNVPAKVDTGADGSSVWASNIRVDKDGVLKFSLFGKGSPYYNGKVFRRTDYSVAMVKSASGHEIIKYRTHFTIILAGKKIKALFSLSDRAVHNFPVLIGRRTLSGKFLVDVSMNEVRNQKKSQTIRLNKELAKNPHKFYKKYHKPKDT
- a CDS encoding tyrosine/phenylalanine carboxypeptidase domain-containing protein; the encoded protein is MSIVLEMVPRQPRTIEEIINPHNLPEAGFQSYTELVNNALDQREDFIAGKFRNPRFEHRRLRDMSALDKGVIALGRAREEATDREPDSVSREAIGSSLAFRMAEMEYVKLLGQLEFLHHEGGNQEELSEVQEQARQLGHELYGQPQPEIRDAALNELWNILDGKAYHPTAQVLYDELANGFNWQDQVIPAMLRAEDDEARLPRFEDNQALEWAGEQIIEHNADIQALVQELWGQKVKECGEEYVCGPADIVEAFQAVINLRDPDHTSGVTVKLVENKTALSWESPEMAVVVGGKRAPIKTSDELFRKVLHEFGVHGQRSINGLKTKLSVLGMGLFTDTPRPDYLTFEEGLATTVEEMIGDTVPKWTAAKLGHYINISLAEQGADFRTVFETAWRYRLLGKLKDNQEVTQEMIDKEQRMAYGSCVRIFRGTQPDMADRQPGVAPLTFNKDLAYLEGRVLAMRHLESLYANQDVDGVTRLFAGKYDPTNPRQQELMMRALAA
- the dnaJ gene encoding molecular chaperone DnaJ, with translation MSKRDYYEVLGVSKTASEDEIKKAFRKAAVKYHPDKEGGDEAKFKEVNEAYEVLKDKQKRQRYDQFGHAGVGGAAGGGFGGNPFEGFGGFGGQNVQFDFGGDGGMFGDIFSQFFGGGATGSRGGARRGRDVETNVTLSFEEAVFGTEKNLNITLDAECEHCHGDGVEPGHSLKTCEDCKGSGQQTRVMNSIFGQIQQAVTCPTCHGRGKIPEQNCSVCGGKGTTRQRQEITVKIPAGIDDGATIRLHGRGEAVQGGPRGDLYVHIRVKAHKKFTREGDIILSEEHISMVDAALGTEIDVETVDGTVRMKIPAGTQSGTDFKLSDHGVPHLRNDERGPHIVGVIVDTPTKLSKKQRELLEQFDGARRRGLFS